A stretch of DNA from Takifugu rubripes chromosome 15, fTakRub1.2, whole genome shotgun sequence:
GAATTCAGCATTAGTAAAATGTTCTTTGTGCAAAGCTAAACTGTATTCCGCTTCCACGTGTGGCGCAGTCTTTGGCTTATCCGTATCATAGCAACAACAGATCAACAGCAAACGGTGTAGCCTAACATCTTACCGAGCTTCTGAGTGACTGCTGCCTAAAGGAAATCTCCCATTTCCATTCGTGTTACATTGGAAATAGCACAACCCATCAGGGTCTCTTTACTTCTTCAGACTCGGTccgtgtttatttaaaaaacacctACGGCATTCCGTGAATTCATTACTCGTTTCACCgatgcagaacttttgattgtGCATCTGCAGCACTTCCAGCTGCAAGTTTCTGTAACACTTCAGAGGACAAATGATATTGGCCACCAACTAATAGTTTTGGCGTCGCCGACTcacatgctgcagctgttgaaAAGCTCCTGAAACTGTCTGCAACTGCTAAAATGActttcaccttttttttcttcatgtgaaTCCCAGGGAGCCAGCACAAGAAAAAGGGGGCGGCTTTCTCACACGCTGAGACTCATATATTGGAAGGTATTTTTCGTGAGCTTGGACTCTCGATGCATGGATTGTTTTTCCCTTCAGTTTGGAGGATTAAGATCCTCGACTTCTTAGCTCTTGTCTCCTGTGGGGGGCTCTGTTATTTTCAGTGTATTGAGAGCGAGAGAAAAAAGCAGCCTGATTTATGATTACATaagtttgctgttgctgctcgtCTTGTCCTGTGCAGCAGCGCTTACAGTACGAATTTGATCTCCGCTGACTTGCACATCGATCACGGTGTTGCATTTGATGCTCATCCTTCTTATCAACCCTGTAAATGACAGCCAATGGTTAATATAACAAATTGGTCTCCGAGCATGAAATATAGAGTTTCTACTTTTATTGAAGTTTGAGTTTGTAGCAGTAGATAAAGTGCCCACTGCACAACCTAAACATGACTTTAATGCTTGTGCATGCCTCATAGAATTTAACTGTTGAACATGGATCAAACTGCCTGATTTTGATCACCAGTAGCGTAGCTTCTTCTATTTATCTGTCACATTATTTTTTCATACTCCCCCTGTGTATTTTCCATTACATTTATTGAATCTCATTACAGCTTGCACACCACAGGCCTGTCGCTGCTTCTGAGCACCTCTTCTAAGCCGTCTTTACCCACATGCCGCAGTGATATGAAGCCTAGCGATGTCGATGACGCTTCATTAGTGTTCCCTCCTGTCAACAAatgaatgtgtgcgtgtgtgtgtgtgttgactttGCAGACATCCGGGACTCCGAAGCCCGACCTGTGATGGTGTACATCCACGGAGGCTCCTACATGGAGGGCACTGGGAACATGATGGACGGCAGCGTGCTCGCCAGCTATGGAAATGTTGTGGTTGTCACGCTCAACTACAGGATCGGAATATTAGGTGACGGCAGTTTCTCTGTTAATGGAGCTTCAAATGGGGGTTTTAATCCTTGTTTAGTCTGAGAGGTTGAGAACGTTGTCGGTAATCAACCATAAAAAGACGACCTGTGAAAAGACTGGTTCAACAGCCTTAACTAATAGTATAATCAGAGGAAATTGATGAAGGTATGCATCGGTTTCTAGAATGGCTTTCATATATCCTTTTAGATTAATCTAGCTGATCTGATCTAGGGTTGCAGCATTCCCAAGGACAAGACgctttgtattttttaaataagacTTGGAAAAGGAATAAGTAATAAGCTCGGGCGGCAGAGCTACTGTGAAGATTAACTAAATTCTCGCAAAGAAACaagtgcatttatttattcatgcactCCAAATCATATGAAGTTATATGTGCAGAGAGCTTTCCGATTTGTTGAGCAGCGCTGCTGTTGCACAGAGGCTAAAATAAAGCAGTCATGACGCCGTCAGTGGAGCAAAAGCTGATTTTCTTTTCAGGGGGGATGCTGTTGGTTCTTTTGGTTGCCCCGCTGGGCTACAACTTCAGATCAAAGCTTTGACACAAGCTGAAGATCTGGACTTCACCACTGGTTCTGTTGCCTTTCTGTGCACCTCAGGCTTCCTCAGTACCGGAGACCAGGCGGCCAAAGGAAACTACGGACTCCTGGATCAGATTCAAGCGCTCCGTTGGATCAGTAAGAACATTGGTTACTTTGGAGGAGATCCGGGTCGCATCACTGTATTCGGATCTGGAATCGGAGCTTCCTGTGTCAGCCTGCTGACTCTGTCCCACCACTCAGAAGGTAAGAAAGGGTCACTTAGCTCTGAAGACACAGTTCTTCGCTGCGGTTAGCTTATCAACGTGCACAAGTGACAACGTTTTTGGCTTTTTGAAATGTTTGTTCCTCGTTTTTACTTCATCTTTAGCAAGTCTGTCATAGAGATGAAGTAAGCAAGGCAATTGAGGGTTTAGTAATTTATTGCTTTTGTCCCTGTCTACTTACTTTAATCAGTCTAAAAGCTTCACAAAGatgcaaaaagcaaaaaaatgcTTCACCAGGTTGTTGAGTTCACCTCTGGCCTCTTTCAAACAGACTAATGCTTCAATCATTTTGGATCAAATGAAAGGTAATAAAAGCGCCTCAGCAAAATCTTGAATTCCAAAATGATCTTTTATGTTATCAAAACCTTGGTTGAAGACAATTTGGCTGCATGCGCACAAAACACCAAATCTGTCCTCCATGTTTCCCCTTACGAGATGTCAGTGATTGCATATGATCTCCTGCTTGTGCTCgtctctgcaggacagaaacaaCGCTGCTTATTTAACGCGAGGGCAGCTGTGGCAACTGTCCGTTCTTGTGGTTTGTGTTTGATGTTCTCCCTGGGCTGCAGCAAACGCACAAAGACCTCTGGCTGTCTTTGAAGTAGCCTAGCTAGCGGTTTGccctgggaaaaaaataaataaataaaataaatgacagcAGGGAAGGAAGAAAGTGACACTGCCCCAGCGTTGTTCTCGTAGGCATCGCCACGCTCAGCCTCAGCAGAGTATTTCTTGACATGATTCATATCACTGTCACTTTTAGGTGTGGGATGCGAAATCCACGGAGACAGAGCGGATGCACAGCGCAGAAACAATTCAACCGAGCGGCGTGTTTACTGTATCAACACTGAAGGATCGGGGTGACTGCATATTCAGCTCTCTGCACAGACTCACCGCTGTGCACTCGCCATCAGCAGTCTCCGTGCACGCCATGTTGATTTTTTCAGAGGGACTCTATTAACTGTTCTACAAGTGCTGCGAAATAATTAGAAAGTCGACCCTTCCTCTGAAGCTCTGCCGCACTTTTATTCAGCTGCTGTATGATGGTGAAGATGCTCCGTGATGGATCAATAAAAAGGGAGGGTTATATGATTGGCCCAGGACCGACTTTGCAGGACTCAACTTAAAGTGTCGTTTATCGAAACTATTCAAAGTGCATCTTATCCAGATTTTTTTAGGTTTGTGTGCCAAAGATTATTGCAGATAGGAGTATTTAGAAGATggattgtgtgtttattttaagttGTTTAGAGTGCTATTAAGGTTTCTAGTAAAAATCCAATTCAGTAAATTGGATTTCATGGCCATGAATGAGCAGAGCTGGTTATCTCAcctgccttctctctctctctctctctctccatctctctctctccatctctctctctctccgtctctctttgGTGCACAGGTTTGTTCCACAGAGCTATCATCCAGAGTGGGTCAGCACTGTCCAGCTGGGCTGTCAACTACCAACCAGTCAAGTACACCCGCATGTTGGCCGAGAGAGTCGGCTGCAACGTGCTGGACACCCTTGACATGGTCTCCTGCCTGCAGAAGAAGAGCGCTAAAGAGCTGGTGGAGCAAGACATCCAAGCTGCCCGATATCGCGTGGCCTTCGGTCCCGTCATAGATGGAGATGTCATTCCAGATGACCCAGAGATCCTGATGGAGCAGGGCGAGTTCCTCAATTATGATATAATGCTGGGAGTCAATCAGGGCGAGGGGCTGCGCTTCGTGGAGAATGTGATGGATCTGGAGGACGGGGTGTCCGGAAGCGATTTCGACTTTGCGGTGTCAGATTTTGTAGACAGTTTGTACGGCTACCCGGAAGGAAAAGACACGCTGAGGGAGACAATTAAGTTCATGTACACAGACTGGGCTGACAAGGACAACCCGGAGACCAGGAGGAAGACCCTGGTTGCCCTCTTCACTGACCACCAGTGGGTGGAGCCTTCGGTGGTGACGGCTGACCTGCACGCTCGTTACGGCTCGCCAACCTACTTCTACGCCTTCTACCACCACTGTCAGAGCCTCATGAAGCCCGTGTGGTCAGATTCGGCGCATGGTGACGAGGTGCCTTACGTGTTCGGCATCCCCATGGTGGGCCCAACCGACCTGTTCCCATGTAACTTCTCCAGGAATGACATCATGCTCAGTGCGGTGGTTATGACATACTGGACCAACTTTGCCAAGAGTGGGTAAGTGACATCACAGATCGAGTAAATTGGCATCACAGATCGAGTGAAGTGACATCACAGATCGAGTGAAGTGACATCACAGATCGAGTGAAGTGACATCACAGATCGAGTGAAGTGACTGGTGAGCTCTGGTTGTCACTGGGCAGAAACATGACGCAGCATGAATCTGCTTCCAAAACAGGATTTACCGGCTGAAATGGAATGAATTAGAGGACCTTCAAGTGTTTTTTAAGTGATATTTATTTAACACTCTCATTAAATACCTGTAGAGGATACAAGCAGCCAATACAACATAAAGTCAAAGCTGAGTCTTGAACAGACCGCTGAGGCTTCGGGATAATCTTTCCCAGTGCACATCAAGTTTTATCTCTTTGGGCAGGCTTCCTAGAGGAGATGGATTTTAAAATTTACAAGGAAATGCTGATAAATGCGTACAGCATGTTCAACAAAAAGGGTGTGTTGACGGGGAGACTATTACGGTGATACTCCATAAATCTCTGTCATCTCTACCGTGACTCAGTATAATGTAGGGCTGAATATCCCAGGTTGCTATTGATCAGTGACACCACACGCCATGTATCTATTGGACAGTAAACTTtggatctgttttttttattctcaaaTTTTACCAAAGTGTTTGTAATATATTTGTCACGTTGTCCATTAAGCTAAACCAAATTGGCCGGCTTTGCTTTCTGTGACGTGTCTACAGGGATCCCAACAAGCCTGTGCCACAGGACACCAAGTTCATCCATACCAAGGCCAACCGTTTTGAGGAGGTGGCCTGGTCCAAGTATGACCCTTATGATCAGCTGTACTTGCACATTGGCCTGAAGCCTCGGATCCGCGATCACTACCGGGCCACCAAAGTGGCCTTCTGGAAACACCTGGTGCCACATCTGTACAACCTTCACGACATGTTCCActactcctccaccaccaccaaggTCACCCCACTGGATCCCACCCAGTCCAATGGTAAGCGATCTGGCACCACCGGTCGACCACCTGCATCCTCTGGCCACAACAACggagagagcgggagggagaTGGGTCCTCTCATCATGCCAAACCCGAGAGATTACTCCACGGAGCTCAGCGTTACCATTGCTGTGGGGGCCTCCCTGCTTTTTCTCAACGTCCTGGCATTCGCCGCCCTCTATTACCGCAAGGACAAACGCAGCCGGCAGGACACGTCCCAGCAACCCAGTCCCCAGTGTGATAGCAAGGGTAACAATATGAGCCACACCAGCACCATAGATGAGAGCCAGTCATCCCAGCAAAGGAACCAGTGTGAGGCCCTTCACAATCCTCTTCACATCTCACCAAGTATGGAGTACTCCCTCAGCCAGCGCCACTCCCCTGACGACATCCCTCTGATGACCCCCAACAACATCACCATGATCCCCAATTCACTGATGGGCCTGTCCAACATGAGTCCATACAGCACCTTCCCTGCTGGGTACAGCTCTAAAGGCCTGCCCAGCACCCACTCCACCACACGGGTATAGCttgacagaggaagctgaagGGAGCCTAAACTTAGATAACCTGAAAATGTATAGCTGTATTTAGGATATGTAGGTAAAATAGGAATCCAAtacctttgttttgttttttccaaagaTGTACAACCACTGACATCCTGCCTTTGCGCTCCCACAATAGGAAACCTAACTGCAGTCATTTTATAATGTCATTTTCAGAGGCAGGCAAAAAGATAGAAAGTGCATTTCATGTTCAACTTTGGCTTTTTGGGGACTTTACCAAGTAAGAACTTAGTATAATGTTTATACAGCTGGATTTGTATGATAAGCTTTTTATTACTCAATCTATTCTGATCAATTCGTTCATCTCATGGTGGAGACCATAACCAGTGttgatgttattattattattattgttacgGATATTTTATGAACATCTCACCTGGCACATTGCTTCTAATGACACTATTAttactgcattaaaaaaaaccttgtaACTGTTATTAAGAGTAACTGCAGACGCCCAGAATCTTCAAATTTGGTTGAATTTTCCTGCTCATGCGTGCAAAAATTTTACCAAGATATATGATGAAATACCTGCTAGTGCAAACAAAAGCAGCTGCATATGTGTGAGGGCGCGCACCTGgggtgagcgtgcacgtgtgcgagAAAAGAGCTCCACAAATGTAAATGAACCATTGTTTTAATTAGCCATTCCGTTTTGCGTACAGTATGTGTTGTGTAATCTAGATTCTAGTCTTATTTTCCAGTATCCTTGCACcatcttttttttgtgtctATAATTTAGCTAAATATGTTGTACAAATATACCTTTGGCTTTGCTATAAAATAGAATtgcttaaaatgtgttttcctaTTCAAACCAGCTCATGGTTCTTTCAGCTTGGCTTCTTTGTACAGAATAAACTTAGACTTCCATTTGATTTGTCTTTCATTTATGAATACTGTAAAGAATTCAGAACAATAGCTGTAATTACATGTAACTGTATGGATACCGACTAAATATCCTCATTTGAAAACGGTATGTCATGACCGGTGGTTTTGACCATCTACCGAAATATAAGCTCTATATGTGGGTCAGTCAAACATGATTAACAACTTTGATTAATTTGAAACGATCCGAAtgttgtttaaagaaaaaccATTAAAAGACTTTTGGAACTGGTGAGTCTTGTCCAATGTAGATACTCTGCTGTGTATGCAGGAATGCAGTAGCATATGATAGCATGTCCTTCTATGCTAGGCTGATATTAGAGCTCCTCCTGCGGGCAGCCATGTTTGGTACGGTCCACCCATCTGGAGCGAGCCCACCCTGTCACAGGgggaacatgcaaactccaccgAGAAAATCCCCTGGCCTTgtccttcttgctgtgaggagACAGTGCTAACCCCCCCTCTGTTTGATACCAGTCCGCCCAAATGTCTGCTCTAGTGTCCTCAGATCGTGTAGTTATCTAGAAATCCAGTTAGATACAGGCGGGTATGGGTCAGGTGTAGGCACAGTTACATAGATCTGTGGCTACAAATAT
This window harbors:
- the nlgn3b gene encoding neuroligin-3b isoform X2 is translated as MWLATFRDHLLPSHLLHQQGTVTITHCALLWWILCSCWSFTKTTSQKFYPTVTTQFGKLRGLRVPVPSEVLRPVDQYLGVPYAAPPVGDKRFMPPEQPASWSGVKNATHFMPVCPQNIHNTVPEIMMPIWFTYNLDTVATYIQDQSEDCLYLNIYAPTDDDIRDSEARPVMVYIHGGSYMEGTGNMMDGSVLASYGNVVVVTLNYRIGILGFLSTGDQAAKGNYGLLDQIQALRWISKNIGYFGGDPGRITVFGSGIGASCVSLLTLSHHSEGLFHRAIIQSGSALSSWAVNYQPVKYTRMLAERVGCNVLDTLDMVSCLQKKSAKELVEQDIQAARYRVAFGPVIDGDVIPDDPEILMEQGEFLNYDIMLGVNQGEGLRFVENVMDLEDGVSGSDFDFAVSDFVDSLYGYPEGKDTLRETIKFMYTDWADKDNPETRRKTLVALFTDHQWVEPSVVTADLHARYGSPTYFYAFYHHCQSLMKPVWSDSAHGDEVPYVFGIPMVGPTDLFPCNFSRNDIMLSAVVMTYWTNFAKSGDPNKPVPQDTKFIHTKANRFEEVAWSKYDPYDQLYLHIGLKPRIRDHYRATKVAFWKHLVPHLYNLHDMFHYSSTTTKVTPLDPTQSNGKRSGTTGRPPASSGHNNGESGREMGPLIMPNPRDYSTELSVTIAVGASLLFLNVLAFAALYYRKDKRSRQDTSQQPSPQCDSKGNNMSHTSTIDESQSSQQRNQCEALHNPLHISPSMEYSLSQRHSPDDIPLMTPNNITMIPNSLMGLSNMSPYSTFPAGYSSKGLPSTHSTTRV
- the nlgn3b gene encoding neuroligin-3b isoform X3; the protein is MWLATFRDHLLPSHLLHQQGTVTITHCALLWWILCSCWSFTKTTSQKFYPTVTTQFGKLRGLRVPVPSEVLRPVDQYLGVPYAAPPNIHNTVPEIMMPIWFTYNLDTVATYIQDQSEDCLYLNIYAPTDDGSQHKKKGAAFSHAETHILEDIRDSEARPVMVYIHGGSYMEGTGNMMDGSVLASYGNVVVVTLNYRIGILGFLSTGDQAAKGNYGLLDQIQALRWISKNIGYFGGDPGRITVFGSGIGASCVSLLTLSHHSEGLFHRAIIQSGSALSSWAVNYQPVKYTRMLAERVGCNVLDTLDMVSCLQKKSAKELVEQDIQAARYRVAFGPVIDGDVIPDDPEILMEQGEFLNYDIMLGVNQGEGLRFVENVMDLEDGVSGSDFDFAVSDFVDSLYGYPEGKDTLRETIKFMYTDWADKDNPETRRKTLVALFTDHQWVEPSVVTADLHARYGSPTYFYAFYHHCQSLMKPVWSDSAHGDEVPYVFGIPMVGPTDLFPCNFSRNDIMLSAVVMTYWTNFAKSGDPNKPVPQDTKFIHTKANRFEEVAWSKYDPYDQLYLHIGLKPRIRDHYRATKVAFWKHLVPHLYNLHDMFHYSSTTTKVTPLDPTQSNGKRSGTTGRPPASSGHNNGESGREMGPLIMPNPRDYSTELSVTIAVGASLLFLNVLAFAALYYRKDKRSRQDTSQQPSPQCDSKGNNMSHTSTIDESQSSQQRNQCEALHNPLHISPSMEYSLSQRHSPDDIPLMTPNNITMIPNSLMGLSNMSPYSTFPAGYSSKGLPSTHSTTRV
- the nlgn3b gene encoding neuroligin-3b isoform X1 encodes the protein MWLATFRDHLLPSHLLHQQGTVTITHCALLWWILCSCWSFTKTTSQKFYPTVTTQFGKLRGLRVPVPSEVLRPVDQYLGVPYAAPPVGDKRFMPPEQPASWSGVKNATHFMPVCPQNIHNTVPEIMMPIWFTYNLDTVATYIQDQSEDCLYLNIYAPTDDGSQHKKKGAAFSHAETHILEDIRDSEARPVMVYIHGGSYMEGTGNMMDGSVLASYGNVVVVTLNYRIGILGFLSTGDQAAKGNYGLLDQIQALRWISKNIGYFGGDPGRITVFGSGIGASCVSLLTLSHHSEGLFHRAIIQSGSALSSWAVNYQPVKYTRMLAERVGCNVLDTLDMVSCLQKKSAKELVEQDIQAARYRVAFGPVIDGDVIPDDPEILMEQGEFLNYDIMLGVNQGEGLRFVENVMDLEDGVSGSDFDFAVSDFVDSLYGYPEGKDTLRETIKFMYTDWADKDNPETRRKTLVALFTDHQWVEPSVVTADLHARYGSPTYFYAFYHHCQSLMKPVWSDSAHGDEVPYVFGIPMVGPTDLFPCNFSRNDIMLSAVVMTYWTNFAKSGDPNKPVPQDTKFIHTKANRFEEVAWSKYDPYDQLYLHIGLKPRIRDHYRATKVAFWKHLVPHLYNLHDMFHYSSTTTKVTPLDPTQSNGKRSGTTGRPPASSGHNNGESGREMGPLIMPNPRDYSTELSVTIAVGASLLFLNVLAFAALYYRKDKRSRQDTSQQPSPQCDSKGNNMSHTSTIDESQSSQQRNQCEALHNPLHISPSMEYSLSQRHSPDDIPLMTPNNITMIPNSLMGLSNMSPYSTFPAGYSSKGLPSTHSTTRV